The Desulfuromonas sp. sequence GTCCCACCTCAGCCGGACCTCCCGCATCCCGGCCCGGGCCGAGATGTTTTCAGGAGACGCCGGGGTATAGAGGCTCGTAAAGCCTTGGATCCGCTCCTCTTCAGGGTCGGCCACCCAGAGTTCCAGATCGCTTTGAAGGGCCAGGGAGGTTGGCCGGCGGAACTCGCCCTCCTGCTCCCCTTTGGAGCCGAACTCCCTGAGAAAGGCCCCGTTGGTGTCGAAAGCCTTGACCGAGCAGCTGCCGGCATCGAGGACGAAAATCTCGTTGCCGTTGGCGGCGACGTCCACCGGGTCGAGCAGCCGGCCCGGCCCGGAACCCGCCCCTCCGAACTCCAGCAGGGGCACCCCCTCCGCGGAGAAGACCGAAACCACCTTGCGCCCCTCGTCGAGGACGTAGAGGGAGTCCCGGCCGTCGAGGCTGAGGGCCGTCGGCCGCTCGAAGATGGAGCCCGAATCTTTGCCCAGGGTCTCCAGGAATAGACCGTCGGAGTTGAATATCTGGACCCGGCCGTTGCCCGTGTCGGCCACGATGACGGCACCGCGCTTGGAGACGACCAGGTCCTTGGGCCAGGAGAAGGAACCCTCCCGGCTGCCCGACGACCCGAAAGCGAACAGGGAATTGCCCCCGTCGTCAAGCTTTACCACCTGTTTCTTGGCATGGTCCAGAACCCAGAGGTTGCCGGCGGCGTCCTGGGTGAAGGCGACCGGCTTGAAGCCGGCAAGTGGGATTTCTCTCTCCACCCGGCCGTCGGCGAGGGCCAGGATCTTCTTCCCTTTCCTGTCGAGGGCGAGAAGGCGCCCCTGGCGGTCCCAGGCGAGTTGATCGGCGGCCACGGGAAGCACCTTTGTCAGAAGCTCCGAGGTGGGCGGGGGAGCCCTGAAATCGTCGCCGGATTCGGAATCGGTCTTGACCTGGAATGTCTGGAGGGTCCCCCTCTTGCTGTCGGCCGCGTAGATCTGGCCGTCGCCCCCGACGGCAATGCCACCAAGGGCAAGGAACTGGCCCCGCCCCTTGCCCTTGGACCCGAAGGAGAAGAGACGCTCCCCCTCGAAACTGTACTTGACGACCTGGGCTTTCTTGGCATCGGCGACGAGAAGGCCGTCGGAAACCAGGTCAATGGCCCGGGGATCGCCCAGTTCGCCAATGGCCTGTTGAAACGCGCCGTCGGGACGGTAGACCATGACCCGGCGGTGGCCGCCGTCGGCCACAAACAGAAAGCCCCTCCCGTCGATCGCCACGTCGACGGGCTTCTTAAGCAGAGTCTCCTCGGGGCCCTCCGAGCCGATGGAGTGCAGGTAAACGCCGTTGGGGCCGAAGACCTGAACCCGGCCGTTGTCCCGGTCGGCCACGTAGATCACGCCCCCGTGAACGGCGATTCCCATGGGATCGTCGAACTCCCGCGGGCCGCTGCCGCGTCGCCCGAAGCGGGAGAGAAGAGACCCTTCCCCGGAGAAGATCACCACCTGCCCGGCGGAGCGGTCGACGACGTAGGTCTGACCCTGGGCCCAGGCCACCCCGGTCGGCTTCTTGAGCAGGAGCTTGCCGGCGGCGTCCTTGCCCCCGAGGGTGCGCAGAGTGCGCCCCTCGGCGGTCGCGATCACCACCGTCCCCCCCTTCTGGACGGTGATGACGTTGCCCGTCTCGTCTAGGGCGACGTCGAGGGGGGTCCCGCAGGAGACCTCCCCGAGCAGATCGACCTGCTGCAGGGCCAGGGCGGGCGCGGAAACGAAACTCAGCAAAAGGGCCATCGCCAGGTACAGCCTTGGCATCAAACTCCTCCATTCATCGTTCTTGCTCTGCCGGGCATCGGGAAGGTCCCGAGGCGCCCGGCGGATGGGACAGTTGTCTGTTACAGAAGACCAAGTCGCAAATTTTCTCATTCTTCACGCCGTTCGCACCGCCGCACCGCGCGCGGGAAGCGCCTCGGACTGAAGGCCGAGCAGGGCATAGAGGGGCACCGGGTCCTGCTTGCCCTTGACCCGGACCGCCGGCATCGGTTCGCAATGCGCCATGTGGCGGATATTTTCGAAGGTGGACGCCGTGATCACGGGACGGTTCCGCTCCCGGCCCTCGCTCTGGATGCGAAAGGCGAGATTGACGGTGTAGCCGATGACGGTGTACTCCACCTTCTTGCCCTGGGCGCCGATGTTGCCGGCGATCACCTCGCCGGAGTTGAGGCCGATGCCGCACTCGAGAGGCTCCTGCCCGGACTGGCCCCAGCGCTTCTGCAGGGACTTGAGGCGCTCGAGCATCTTCAGGGCGCAGCGGGCCGCCAGCTCGGCGTGGTTCTCCTGCTCCAGGGGGGCGCCCCAGTAGGCGAGGATGCCGTCCCCCATGAACTTGTCCACGGTCCCGTCGTGCTCCAGGACCACCTCGGTCATCGCCGCCAGGTATTCGTTGAGGATCCTGACCACCTGGCGGGGAGTGCGCTTTTCGCTGTAGGAAGTGTAGTTGCGGATATCGGCGAACAGGATCGTGACAACCTTGCTGTCGCCTCCGACCCGTGCGAGTTCGGGGTTTTTCACCAACTGGTCGACCACCTTCTTGGAAACATAGCTGGAGAACATGGCGCGGACCGCCGCCGCCCGGCGGTCCTGAAGCATGAACCGCAGATAGGAAATGAGGGCGTAGACCAGGGTGACGGCAAGAAGGGGGTAGACAAGGCTCAACCAGCGCCCGGCTACGAACGCCTCGCCGACGAGCAGGACGCAGGCGACGGCGATCAGAACGGTGACGGGGAAGGCCACCGCCACCCGGAAGCGGAAGGAGACCACCGAGACCGCAAAACCGAGACCGACAATGAGCAGCAGGTCGAGAAGGGCCTCCATCCCCCCCCTGCGCAGATAGTCGCCCCGCAGGATGGTGTCGGCCACGTTGGCGTTGAGCTCCACCCCGGGGCTGTTATTGGAGAATGGGGTGACCCGCATGTCGAGCAGCCCAAGTGCCGTCGCGCCCACCAGCAGGACCCTGCCACGCAGCTCCTCCTGCCCGACCCGGCCCTCCAGGACGTCCACCAGGGAGTAGCGCGGATAGGCCCCGGGCGGCCCGGTGTAGTCGATGAGCATGCGATGCTGACCGTCGGTGGGAATGATCCGGTCGCCGACCCGCACCTCGTACTCCCCGACCTCGAACAGGCGCACGCCCAGGGCGTCCATGGCCGTCGCCAGCCCCAGGGAGGGAAGGTAGCCGTCCCCCGTCGGAAGGAGCAGGGGGGTCCAGCGGGTCACGCCGTCCTCGTCCGGAAGGATGTTGATGTGAGCCGAACGCCGGGCGGCCCGGCCGAGGATCGGAAAGGTCCGCCGGACAGCCGAAACGCCGCCGTCGGGTGCGAATTCGACGGCAGCCGCCAGGGTCGTCATGTCCGAGCGTCGGATGGCGTCGGCCAGTTCCCGGTCCACCTCGGGACTCTGCCCCTCGAGAAAGAGCACATCGAAAAGGACCGCCTGGGCCCCGGCCGTCGCGGCGGCGTCAAGAAACCGGCTGAAATGACTGCGGGACCACGGGAAACGTCCCAGCGCCTCGATGCTCTTCTCGTCGATGGCGACAATGGCCAGCTTGTCCGAGGGGGGCCGCCCGTCCCGCAGGGTCTGCAGGCGCAGATCGAAGGTCTTGGCCTCGATGCTCTCCAAAAGACCCGTCTGCAGGTAATAGAGGAGGATGACCAGGAAGACGGTCCCGGCGGTGAGCAAAAGACAGATGCGGCACAGCTTGTCCACAATTGCACCAGAGTTCTATGGGGCGCGCCCCCTGACCCCTTCCTGCAGGGAGTCCGAAGGGCCTTCCGAGAGGGTCAGCCCTCGGCCTTCAACCCGGTTTTGAACAATTCCTTGGCGAAACGAGCCACAGGGTTTAGAATACCCCTGCCCCGCAACCGAGAACCGGGGGGTGTCGTTATCTTGACCTTTTTAACGGCCCGGCACCCTTCCGCCTCATTATCTGCTTATGTTTTGCAGGATCAGTGCCGAGGAATAAGAAGAAGGCCTAACCGAGCAACGGATGAAACTCATGAAAGGTATCGACGACAACCGTTCCCGCCTCGCGGTCCTGCAGCGGCGGAACGACGAACTGAAGACCCTCCTGGAGGTGGGCAAGGTCCTCACATCGACCCTCCAACTCGATGAGATCCTCCGCACCGTCATGGAAAAGGTGGGAGGCCTCCTTCGGTGCCGGATCTGGTCCCTGCTCCTGGTTGACGAAGCGAGCGGCGAACTCACCTTCGAGATCGCGGTTTCCCCGGCCGCATAACAACTCCGGGCGATTCGGCTCCACCCGGGCGAGGGCATCGCCGGGTGGGTTGCGAAGCACGGGGAGCCGGTGCTGGTCAACGACGTGCAGAAGGATCCCCGCTTCGCCCGCGAGGTGGACCGGGCGGTCTCCTTTTCCACTCACTCAGTCGTCTGCGTCCCGATCAAGAGCAAGGAAAGAAGTCTCGGGGTCATCCAGCTCATCAACCCCCTCGGAGAGGGGGAATTCGGAAAGGCCGACCTCTCCATCCTTTCCTCGATCGCCGATTTCGTAGCCATCGCCATCGAAAACGCCCGCAACTTCGAAAAGATCAGCGACCTGGCAGTCACAGACGACCTGACGGGGCTGTTCAACGCCCGCCACTTCCACTCTCTTCTCGAATACGAGATCGAGCGAAGCGCCCGCGTGGGTAGCGACCTGTCGCTGGTCTTTTTCGACCTTGACCATTTCAAGACCGTCAACGACACCTACGGTCACCGGTCCGGCAGCAAGCTGCTCGCCGAGATCGGAGACCTGCTCAAAGGATCCATCCGCAGGGTCGACCGGGCTGCCCGCTACGGCGGCGACGAATTCGTCCTCATCCTCCCTGCCACCCCCAAGCAGGGGGCCTTCGAAGTGGCCACCAAGCTGCGTCGCAAGATCCGGACCCTCGAGTTCCTCACCGAAGACGGCAGCCCCGTCGAAGTGACGGCCAGCTTCGGAATCGCCTCCTTCCCCGAAGACGCCGGAGGCAAGGAAGACCTCATCCGGCTCGCCGACCAGGCCATGTACGAGGCCAAGCAATCCAGCCGGGACACGGTCAGAGGCCTCTGAGTCCCCCCTACAGTTCGTAAACCGCTCCATCCTCCGCCAGTTCCATCTGAGGAATGCCCAGGGCGCGGACTTCCGCGGCGATGGCCTCGCGAAAGAGCGGCTTGAGGTGGGTTGCGAGGATGCGGGGCGGCAGGGTTTCCATCTTGTTCAGTTACTCGACCAGCAGGCGCGGGGTCAGGTGGCCGGTCAGGCGCGCCACGTCCTCCATGTCGTTGGGAAAGGACACCTCGGCCAAGAGCAGGGACAGGTCCGCCGCGCCCTTCCATATTTCTTCGGAGGGACCGGTGTCGCCGGTATAGAGGATGGACTTGCCCCCCTTGCGTACCAGGTAGCCCTGCGCCGGAACGACGTGGTTCACGGGGTAGGCCGTCACCTCGAAGGAATCGAGGTGCACCGTCTGGCCCTCGCACAACTCCCGGTAGGCGATGGCCGGATTGCCGATCAGGCCGAGCGTGGAAAAATCGGGCCAGATCACGTTGTTCATCAGGTGGGTCTGGACCGCCTGCAGGCAGTCGGCACTGCCGTGGACCTCAAGGGTCTTGGGCCA is a genomic window containing:
- a CDS encoding adenylate/guanylate cyclase domain-containing protein — its product is MDKLCRICLLLTAGTVFLVILLYYLQTGLLESIEAKTFDLRLQTLRDGRPPSDKLAIVAIDEKSIEALGRFPWSRSHFSRFLDAAATAGAQAVLFDVLFLEGQSPEVDRELADAIRRSDMTTLAAAVEFAPDGGVSAVRRTFPILGRAARRSAHINILPDEDGVTRWTPLLLPTGDGYLPSLGLATAMDALGVRLFEVGEYEVRVGDRIIPTDGQHRMLIDYTGPPGAYPRYSLVDVLEGRVGQEELRGRVLLVGATALGLLDMRVTPFSNNSPGVELNANVADTILRGDYLRRGGMEALLDLLLIVGLGFAVSVVSFRFRVAVAFPVTVLIAVACVLLVGEAFVAGRWLSLVYPLLAVTLVYALISYLRFMLQDRRAAAVRAMFSSYVSKKVVDQLVKNPELARVGGDSKVVTILFADIRNYTSYSEKRTPRQVVRILNEYLAAMTEVVLEHDGTVDKFMGDGILAYWGAPLEQENHAELAARCALKMLERLKSLQKRWGQSGQEPLECGIGLNSGEVIAGNIGAQGKKVEYTVIGYTVNLAFRIQSEGRERNRPVITASTFENIRHMAHCEPMPAVRVKGKQDPVPLYALLGLQSEALPARGAAVRTA
- a CDS encoding sensor domain-containing diguanylate cyclase, whose translation is MRLHPGEGIAGWVAKHGEPVLVNDVQKDPRFAREVDRAVSFSTHSVVCVPIKSKERSLGVIQLINPLGEGEFGKADLSILSSIADFVAIAIENARNFEKISDLAVTDDLTGLFNARHFHSLLEYEIERSARVGSDLSLVFFDLDHFKTVNDTYGHRSGSKLLAEIGDLLKGSIRRVDRAARYGGDEFVLILPATPKQGAFEVATKLRRKIRTLEFLTEDGSPVEVTASFGIASFPEDAGGKEDLIRLADQAMYEAKQSSRDTVRGL
- a CDS encoding 3',5'-cyclic-nucleotide phosphodiesterase — translated: MQLRVLGCGGAELPYSRPPAFLLDGSLLLDAGTVGAVLDEHEQCDINHVLLTHAHLDHTRALPFLADNLNLCRWPKTLEVHGSADCLQAVQTHLMNNVIWPDFSTLGLIGNPAIAYRELCEGQTVHLDSFEVTAYPVNHVVPAQGYLVRKGGKSILYTGDTGPSEEIWKGAADLSLLLAEVSFPNDMEDVARLTGHLTPRLLVE